A window of Clostridia bacterium contains these coding sequences:
- a CDS encoding PP2C family protein-serine/threonine phosphatase: MTALPIRYLRRFLSAKGLIPRSLLARLIIVLAAFDIVLYLLGKANSSPSWARSLGVSFSFVSFVLIVVVPIATLRWIRRSVMWRLRNRLIITHIFIGVFPVVLLAAMALLAAFLFASQFSTFVVTSDLHAEMGKLRAANATIGAQTAQLARRGYFDAPLDRGAIVLDTTAFRNRHVTAWYRGKALVLQDPGTHNSVLVAPDALKDDSIVLDEDSLYLRAVTRLPVRPGGPEDELVIVSSVPLDRETLEATASGIGMVALYGMHPADTKSDSAPALKIGNSLVDSTPKLSAGTLPLPKNRLDVAMPFGTLLNVFDWNKGKNDGMLLSVRTRPSLLYARLFRTLGDSTGLIVSFLYAVAIVFAIIELFALIIGLRLTRTMTKSVAALYDATQHINAGNFSHRIKVTTYDQMAALETSFNSMTESLESLIAEQKEKQRIESELVIAQEVQALLFPRDITEVESLEVHGICKPARTVSGDYYDFLPIGPDKVGLAVGDIAGKGISAALLMATVHAFVRAYTLVESVPALTAPAATGGAVKVGGTVRSSIRDAGELPPGTLLAMLNQQLYRSTPTEKYATMFLGFYDQRTRQLTYSNAGHLPPLLISNDGTVRALETGGLVVGLFGDVVYPDDAVEMTSGDIFVAYSDGITEPENEFGEFGEERLIQLVMENRHLPLARISDIVMAAVQDWIGGNEQPDDVTLVLARAR; encoded by the coding sequence ATGACTGCCCTGCCCATCCGATATCTGCGGCGCTTCCTTTCAGCCAAAGGCCTGATTCCCCGCTCCCTGCTGGCACGGCTCATCATCGTGCTTGCGGCGTTCGACATCGTGCTTTATCTATTGGGTAAGGCGAACTCTTCGCCGAGTTGGGCAAGGTCGTTGGGCGTCTCGTTCAGCTTCGTTAGTTTCGTACTGATCGTCGTTGTCCCTATCGCGACCCTGCGCTGGATTCGCCGGAGCGTCATGTGGCGCCTGCGAAATCGTCTCATCATTACCCACATCTTTATCGGCGTTTTCCCGGTCGTGTTGCTGGCTGCGATGGCTCTCCTGGCAGCGTTTCTGTTCGCCAGTCAGTTCTCTACCTTTGTAGTCACTTCGGACCTGCACGCGGAGATGGGCAAACTTCGCGCCGCGAACGCAACCATCGGCGCACAGACTGCCCAACTGGCACGGCGAGGATACTTCGACGCCCCGCTCGACCGCGGCGCAATCGTCCTGGATACGACGGCGTTTCGCAATCGGCACGTGACTGCCTGGTATCGCGGTAAGGCGCTCGTGCTGCAAGACCCCGGCACTCACAATTCCGTGCTGGTGGCGCCCGATGCCCTCAAGGACGACTCCATCGTGCTGGACGAGGACAGTCTGTATCTGCGCGCCGTAACGCGACTGCCCGTGCGTCCCGGCGGCCCTGAGGATGAACTGGTCATCGTGAGCAGCGTCCCGCTCGATCGCGAGACGCTGGAAGCGACAGCCAGCGGCATCGGAATGGTGGCGCTGTATGGAATGCACCCGGCCGATACGAAATCCGATAGCGCACCAGCCCTGAAGATCGGCAACAGCCTTGTTGACAGCACTCCGAAGCTGAGCGCGGGCACTCTGCCCTTGCCTAAGAATCGGCTCGATGTCGCCATGCCATTCGGAACGTTGCTCAACGTATTCGACTGGAACAAGGGCAAGAATGACGGCATGCTGCTCAGCGTACGCACGCGGCCCTCACTCCTGTATGCGCGCCTCTTCCGAACGCTGGGCGACTCGACCGGCCTTATCGTCAGCTTTCTTTATGCCGTGGCCATCGTCTTCGCGATCATCGAGCTATTCGCTTTGATTATCGGCCTGCGCCTGACGCGAACCATGACCAAGTCGGTCGCGGCGCTCTATGATGCCACCCAGCACATCAACGCCGGAAACTTCTCCCATCGCATCAAGGTGACAACGTACGACCAGATGGCGGCGCTGGAGACGTCCTTCAACTCGATGACCGAGTCGCTCGAAAGCCTTATCGCCGAGCAGAAGGAAAAGCAACGTATCGAGAGCGAGTTAGTTATCGCCCAGGAAGTGCAGGCACTTCTCTTCCCGCGTGACATCACGGAAGTGGAGTCGCTGGAGGTACACGGAATCTGCAAACCGGCTCGCACCGTCAGCGGTGATTACTACGACTTTCTGCCAATTGGCCCGGACAAGGTTGGCTTGGCCGTGGGCGACATCGCGGGCAAAGGAATTTCGGCTGCGTTGCTTATGGCCACTGTTCATGCCTTTGTTCGCGCATACACACTGGTGGAAAGTGTTCCTGCACTCACCGCCCCGGCGGCCACGGGGGGCGCAGTGAAGGTGGGCGGAACTGTGCGCAGCAGCATACGGGACGCCGGCGAGCTTCCGCCGGGAACGCTGCTTGCCATGCTGAATCAGCAACTCTATCGCAGTACGCCGACCGAGAAGTACGCGACTATGTTCCTGGGCTTCTACGATCAGCGCACGCGACAGTTGACGTACTCCAACGCCGGACACCTTCCACCACTTCTCATCAGTAACGATGGCACAGTTCGCGCGCTGGAAACCGGCGGGCTCGTTGTGGGCCTTTTCGGGGACGTCGTCTATCCGGACGACGCAGTTGAGATGACCTCGGGCGACATCTTCGTCGCGTACTCGGACGGCATCACAGAGCCGGAAAACGAGTTTGGCGAATTCGGCGAAGAGCGGCTCATCCAATTAGTCATGGAGAACCGTCACCTTCCACTCGCTCGCATCAGCGACATCGTTATGGCGGCTGTACAGGACTGGATCGGCGGCAACGAACAACCGGACGACGTAACGCTGGTACTCGCTCGGGCGCGGTAG
- a CDS encoding ABC transporter permease, with protein MMHDLLSQAYGALRHNRRRTALTMFGMAWGIATVVLLLAYGTGFGNAINTIFSSFGMKVMGVFPGRTSMQAGGAKAGTQIRFTLDDVQRLQANVPQIARITPEVNKQTTVQNDSRQYSFTVNGHYPSVQRIRVLAVDEGRWYNDEDLLQKSRVVVLGSEAKEKLFSGKYAIGEHVRIDGLSFEVIGVAKPKMQEGDNDNNRQLYVPFTSMADITDIHYLNGIWLDYESDAYEDIERSIRSVLSAHFVFKPEDRRAVMVFSAMKQVSQFRVITMGLQILLAFVGTLTLGIGGVGLMNIMLVSVTQRTREIGVEKALGARRRDILLQFLAEAMAITFAGGLLGIALSYVVAFSAGTLTFYSALAKHGEAADIRLIISPMSVLVATVILAVVGLISGIIPAIRASRLDPIEALRYE; from the coding sequence ATGATGCACGATCTCTTGAGCCAGGCTTACGGAGCGTTACGGCACAATCGGCGTCGAACGGCGCTCACCATGTTTGGCATGGCGTGGGGAATTGCGACGGTGGTGCTGTTGCTCGCCTACGGCACCGGCTTCGGGAACGCAATCAACACCATCTTTTCCAGCTTCGGCATGAAGGTGATGGGAGTGTTTCCGGGGCGCACGTCGATGCAGGCGGGCGGCGCCAAGGCCGGAACGCAGATACGTTTCACCCTCGACGATGTGCAGCGTTTGCAGGCGAATGTTCCGCAGATTGCGCGAATCACGCCCGAAGTTAATAAACAAACGACGGTGCAAAATGACAGCCGGCAATACAGCTTCACGGTGAATGGACATTATCCTTCCGTGCAGCGTATCCGGGTGCTCGCGGTTGATGAGGGACGCTGGTACAACGACGAAGACCTGTTGCAGAAGTCTCGAGTGGTAGTGCTCGGCTCCGAGGCGAAAGAGAAACTGTTTTCAGGCAAGTACGCCATCGGTGAGCACGTGCGCATCGACGGGCTCAGTTTTGAAGTGATCGGAGTCGCCAAGCCAAAGATGCAGGAAGGCGACAATGACAATAATCGCCAGCTTTATGTCCCATTCACCAGTATGGCTGACATTACGGACATCCACTACCTAAACGGCATCTGGCTGGATTACGAGAGTGACGCGTACGAGGACATTGAGCGCTCGATCCGCAGCGTGCTCTCAGCCCACTTTGTTTTCAAGCCAGAAGACCGCCGCGCCGTCATGGTCTTCAGCGCGATGAAGCAGGTTTCGCAGTTCCGTGTCATCACCATGGGCTTGCAGATCCTGCTCGCGTTCGTTGGCACGCTCACGCTCGGCATTGGCGGCGTGGGGCTGATGAACATCATGTTGGTCTCCGTTACTCAGCGAACGCGCGAAATCGGCGTGGAGAAAGCGCTGGGGGCGCGCAGACGCGACATCTTGTTGCAGTTCCTGGCGGAAGCCATGGCGATCACCTTTGCCGGTGGGTTGCTTGGCATTGCGCTCTCGTACGTAGTTGCGTTCTCTGCCGGAACTCTGACCTTTTACAGCGCCCTTGCCAAGCACGGAGAAGCCGCCGACATCAGGCTGATCATCTCGCCCATGAGCGTGCTGGTTGCCACAGTAATCCTTGCGGTCGTGGGACTCATCAGTGGCATAATCCCCGCCATACGCGCATCACGACTCGACCCCATCGAGGCGCTGCGATACGAGTGA
- a CDS encoding ABC transporter permease, whose protein sequence is MRMLVDILAQTFRTLWAHKLRSFLTMFGIAWGVGSLLLLVGLGEGFRSGQMKRMAEIGEDIMFISAGRTPAVEGSLNSARPYFLTYKDYQDIHSEARYVRNASPVVTRGDVRSVSEFASANGQLTGVEPQFSRIRFLPLAQGRWMNEMDEQQRRLVIVLGSEVAKNLFPGRPVIGSAVLLNGIRFEVIGTIRPVGRGENNSTNMRSYVPYSVMSTYFPATGEQQPVDALSWINYQPRTRDEHKEAKLEVRRIVARNHGFDAQIEDSFEEWDTISGAKMVGKIFDAMNMFLGSVGLVTLALGGIGVINIMLVAVTERTREIGLRKALGATNRNILAQFALEGIFLTVFSGFIGMGVAAAIMAALGSLPSPEGFDTPKLVLSSSALAIVSLSIAGIAAGLYPARKAAMLTPVEALRQD, encoded by the coding sequence ATGAGGATGCTGGTCGATATCCTTGCGCAGACGTTCCGGACACTCTGGGCGCACAAGCTGCGCTCGTTTCTTACCATGTTCGGAATCGCGTGGGGCGTTGGCTCGTTGTTGCTACTGGTTGGCCTTGGCGAGGGATTCCGGTCAGGGCAAATGAAGCGTATGGCCGAGATAGGGGAAGACATCATGTTCATCTCCGCCGGCCGCACGCCTGCCGTGGAGGGCAGCCTGAATTCCGCTCGCCCTTACTTCCTCACTTATAAGGATTATCAGGACATACACAGTGAAGCGCGTTATGTGCGCAACGCGTCACCGGTCGTGACGCGGGGCGATGTCCGTTCGGTCAGCGAGTTTGCGAGCGCGAACGGACAGCTTACCGGCGTAGAGCCTCAGTTTTCACGTATCCGCTTTCTGCCCCTCGCGCAAGGGCGCTGGATGAACGAGATGGACGAGCAGCAACGTCGCCTCGTCATCGTTCTGGGCTCTGAGGTTGCGAAGAACCTGTTCCCGGGACGGCCGGTGATCGGCAGCGCCGTTCTGCTCAACGGCATTCGTTTCGAAGTTATTGGCACGATCCGGCCGGTTGGGCGCGGCGAGAACAATTCTACGAACATGCGGTCCTACGTGCCCTACTCCGTCATGAGCACGTACTTCCCGGCGACGGGGGAACAGCAACCGGTCGATGCGCTCTCCTGGATCAACTACCAGCCGCGCACTCGCGATGAACACAAAGAGGCGAAGCTGGAGGTTCGCCGCATCGTCGCCCGCAACCACGGTTTCGATGCGCAGATCGAGGACTCGTTCGAAGAGTGGGACACGATCAGCGGCGCAAAGATGGTCGGCAAGATTTTCGACGCGATGAATATGTTTCTCGGGAGTGTGGGGCTGGTCACTCTGGCGCTCGGCGGCATCGGTGTCATCAACATCATGCTGGTTGCCGTGACCGAACGCACGCGTGAGATCGGATTACGGAAGGCACTCGGAGCCACCAATCGCAACATCCTGGCGCAGTTCGCATTGGAAGGCATTTTTCTGACCGTGTTCAGCGGCTTTATAGGGATGGGCGTAGCGGCCGCCATCATGGCGGCCCTCGGCTCCCTGCCTTCACCGGAAGGCTTTGATACGCCGAAGCTGGTTTTGTCTTCGTCAGCACTTGCCATCGTCAGTCTCTCTATTGCCGGAATTGCCGCCGGACTTTATCCGGCTCGCAAGGCCGCGATGCTAACGCCCGTTGAGGCTCTGAGGCAGGACTAG
- a CDS encoding tryptophanase yields MTIRTIIEPFRIKSVEPIRWTTREQRDVLLRAASFNVFLLAADDVLIDLLTDSGTGAMSTYQWGAIMEGDESYAGSKSYTRFRDSIRDITGYKHVIPTHQGRAAERILFSVMVKKGDVVPNNTHFDTTRANLEQAGGEAADLVIAEGKQPSVIHPFKGNMDIAVLEETIQRVGRERIPLVMLTVTNNSGGGQPVSMENARAVSAICKKYGIPLYFDACRFAENAYFIKLREKGYENKTPKEIAQEMFALGDGCTMSAKKDGMANIGGFLCTNDDLLAQQEKDLLILTEGYPTYGGLAGRDLEAIAVGIQEAVQEDYLKYRIASTAYLGNHLAEQGVPLVMPPGGHAIYLDARAFVPHIPLEQFPGVALATELYLEGGIRAVEIGSLMFGDAAKMDLVRLAIPRRTYTQSHIDYVIEVILEVWKKRQQIRGFKLTYEPPFLRHFTARFEQVEAKAAR; encoded by the coding sequence ATGACCATCCGTACGATCATCGAACCATTTCGCATTAAAAGTGTTGAACCAATTCGCTGGACCACGCGGGAACAGCGCGACGTTCTGCTCCGCGCCGCATCCTTCAATGTCTTCCTTCTGGCTGCGGATGACGTGCTTATCGACCTGCTGACGGACTCCGGCACGGGCGCCATGTCTACCTACCAATGGGGCGCCATCATGGAAGGCGACGAGAGCTATGCGGGCAGCAAGAGCTATACCCGCTTCCGCGACTCCATTCGGGACATTACCGGATACAAGCACGTCATTCCCACGCACCAGGGTCGAGCCGCCGAACGCATCCTGTTCAGCGTGATGGTGAAGAAGGGCGATGTCGTCCCCAACAACACCCATTTCGATACGACTCGCGCTAACCTGGAGCAGGCTGGCGGCGAAGCCGCTGACCTCGTCATCGCCGAAGGCAAGCAGCCGTCCGTGATTCATCCGTTCAAAGGCAACATGGATATTGCCGTGCTTGAAGAGACCATTCAACGGGTGGGGCGCGAACGCATTCCACTGGTCATGCTCACCGTGACGAACAACTCCGGCGGCGGCCAGCCCGTTTCCATGGAGAATGCCAGAGCGGTCAGCGCAATCTGCAAGAAATACGGTATTCCGCTCTACTTCGATGCCTGCCGCTTTGCCGAGAACGCGTACTTCATCAAGTTGCGCGAGAAGGGATACGAAAACAAGACACCGAAAGAGATCGCGCAGGAAATGTTCGCGCTCGGCGATGGCTGCACTATGAGCGCCAAGAAAGACGGCATGGCGAACATTGGCGGCTTTCTTTGCACGAATGACGATCTGCTCGCGCAGCAGGAGAAAGATCTGCTCATCCTGACGGAAGGCTATCCGACGTATGGCGGACTTGCGGGACGCGACCTGGAAGCGATCGCAGTCGGCATACAGGAAGCCGTGCAGGAGGATTACCTCAAGTACCGCATCGCGTCCACCGCGTATCTTGGGAATCATTTGGCCGAGCAGGGTGTCCCACTCGTCATGCCTCCCGGTGGACACGCCATCTACCTCGACGCGCGTGCTTTCGTTCCTCACATTCCGCTGGAGCAATTTCCTGGCGTGGCGTTAGCGACGGAGTTGTACCTGGAAGGCGGCATTCGCGCCGTCGAGATCGGCTCGCTGATGTTCGGTGATGCTGCCAAGATGGACCTTGTCCGTCTCGCCATTCCACGACGCACGTACACGCAGAGCCACATCGATTATGTGATCGAGGTAATTCTGGAAGTCTGGAAGAAGCGTCAACAAATCCGCGGGTTCAAGCTGACCTATGAGCCACCATTCCTACGTCACTTCACGGCCCGCTTCGAGCAAGTGGAAGCGAAGGCAGCAAGGTAA
- a CDS encoding energy transducer TonB: MKSARPMSLLIAISRAVFMLVTIVTPTIAGAEDGRKVKEQIQPAYPELAKSMNISGSVKLEVTIASQGGVKKVKVLGGHPVLADAASRAVSRWRYEPGVEETRTVIVDFKR; the protein is encoded by the coding sequence ATGAAGTCAGCTCGCCCTATGTCTTTGTTGATCGCGATATCACGCGCGGTGTTTATGCTGGTAACGATTGTCACTCCGACAATTGCAGGCGCGGAAGACGGCCGAAAGGTCAAGGAACAGATTCAGCCCGCGTATCCCGAACTCGCCAAGAGCATGAACATCTCCGGCTCCGTAAAGCTTGAGGTTACGATCGCGTCCCAAGGGGGCGTGAAGAAGGTGAAAGTGCTTGGCGGGCATCCCGTGTTGGCCGATGCTGCCAGCCGCGCCGTGAGCCGTTGGCGTTACGAGCCCGGCGTAGAAGAGACGCGCACCGTGATTGTTGATTTCAAACGGTAG